TATACCGAATGAACCAATCCAGTATGTGTTTCAAAAATTGAGGTGTACTTGCATCTATAATCTAgtatataacaataaaataaaaataaaagaaggaaCGAAAACCATTAACTCAACTTCACCTCCGACAACCACCTTAACCACCAAAAACCACCCACAAACACCACTAAATCAGAACTTTCAAAAAACAACTCCCCATTTAAACAAAATCTTAAGATgtgacattttaaaatatatgaaaatataggAAGAAGTCATTAAAGTGTAGAAAAAATTTgccatttatttattaaaatgtctACTTAACCCgttcaaaacaataaaattatttaatatattttaacgTAAATCAAGTTCATacgattatatttttatttattctgaTTTAAGTTCTACCAaactttcttttatatatttcttttctcTTATGAACTTGATCCAtctaaagattttttttttaaattaataacatccattaaacttattttattattttaaaattatatttttcctttaatttGTGTCCGTTTAACGGACGCTACTAGTGTCTCCGTGCTTTGTACTTGACAAACACTAAATAACGTAACTCTTTTAACATGAATTTTTTAAGTCGATACTACAAGGACACAATGATATAATAGAGTtcgtttttttttaagtgtatttGCTTTTTTTGCTGTTTCTAATACTTAttttttgatattaaatatttgtatcttaaaactttaactcaaaaaatattataaaatattaattttgtttgaatatttaaaataataatcaaaatgtaatgagaaaaatattaattattaaataattttttagaatttaattttatatgtgtatattttttttatttagacctataaaattgaaattattttaaaaaaattatattttaaagttaatttttatttgagtttatattttaaagaactagtttaaataatttttttaaaattaaaaaatgaaaaatatttacagATATAAAGAAATAGACAgatatatttttatactttgACAGATAGCAAACTAGGAGGAATCCCTAAATGGAGTGTTCAGAGTTTTGGATGGATTCACTTGTTTTGGTATCTCCCTTCTTATCTTGCCACATTTAAGTAAGGTGAATTACACAATTTGCCCAAATACAATTGAATCAGTAAAGACACAACAAAGATGCTTTCTTCCGCATTTCTAGTGCAACTAGtattcttcttttgttttttttatttacactgTCTTTACTTGCCTtcacaaaacaacaaaacaattacttcaaaagttataaaacattaatattttaatttttttttattttttatgtaaaatttaaatatcttATTATATTGTTAAAACAGGTTCTCAAGTGTGTTTTTGACAAAAGTTGAGTAATTTTAACCCTCTATTATCAATattgaattgttttttaaaattaaaaagtccTATGAATATGATATGATTTTATTATAGATAATTTCTGTCAATGTGATACAACtttaatttaaagtaattatgatacaattttaatttaaaattacagAATCGTGATACATTCGTAAgactttctaattttttaaaaaacattcgGTTTCGTAAAAACACTCTCAAGTGGGTTGTAATTAACTTGTAATCATCTTAATAgtggtataattttttattattacatgtACATAACAATGCAAGAAATAGAAGGCCGACTcgttttaaaatattaacaagGCAGCATTGACTATAACAAATAAACtagtatattatttatatactttTGTGGTTTGATTgtgataaaatattatatttaatattatcttTAACCTTTTATTATTAGTTGTGCTTGTCTTTGTTTTCTAAATAACGGGTATGGAACACTTGagtagaaaataattttataaaaaaattgcaaaagaaaatagaaaatattttagaggaattaaaattaaaaaatatcaccaTATGATTGGGGATTAATAGGAGTAGTTGATAATGATAttgaaataagtaaaaaaaaagagtataatTAGGTGATGAAATTGTATCTCTATTAATAGGTGATGAATAAGAGAGTGAGAAGTGAAAGCAATGAAAAAATGGAGTTAGTATCGAGAGAAACCATCAAACCCTCCATAGCCACTCCTCCCCACCTCAAAATCTACCCACTCTGCTTCATCGACAACATCGTTTTCCGCAACTACATCCCAATACTTTTGTTTTACTCTGCAAACCACCATTCCAAGAACCACCATGAATCCAAAATATCAACCCTCAAGAAATCCTTATCCCAAGTTTTGTCCCGATACTACCCCTTCGCAGGGATGCTGAGAGACCAACTTTCCATCGAATGCAACGACCAAGGAGTGTCCTTTCTCGTCACCAGCTTCGCATGCAATCTTTCATCGATCCTCCACAACCCCAACCACGCATCGTTCCACCGTCTGTTCCCAGATCAACTACAGTGGAAGCCCATGGAACCAACTTCAACCATTGTAGCCATTCAGATAAACTGTTTTGCATGCGGAGGAATCGTAATAAGCGTCTGCATGTGTCACAAAGTTGCCGACGCCGCCACACTTTGCAACTTCATCAATGACTGGGCCATGTTCAGCCGCCAAAACCAAGACCAACAAGAAGAACAAGAAAAGTTGCTATCATCATTACCCTTCCCAGTTCCCGGGGCTTCATTTTTGCCGCAAGAAAACTTGCCTGTTTTTCCGGAAACAGCGTTCGTGAAAAACGACACCGTTTGCAGAAGGTTCGTCTTCGAGGGTGCTAAGATTGACTCGCTGAAAGCCATGGTGTCCTCCCGCGACGTGCACAACCCCACACGCGTGGAAGTTGTGAGCGCGTTGATCTACAACCGCGCGGTTTCATCGCTAGGGTTGACTTTCAAAACGATGCCGTTCCGCACCGCCGTGAACCTCCGCAACAGAACGGTTCCTCCACTTCCTGAAAAAAGCTTGGGGAACCTGGTTTGGTTCCTCTTCGTGTCGAACCTGGGGGAAGAGACGGAGCTGCAGGAGTTGGTGGTGAAAATGAAACAGGGGTTGAGGGAGTTCCGTGACACGTTtgggaagaagtttggagggaaGAACAAGGACTCGCGGTTCATCACGGAGTGTCTGGAGCAGGCTACTAGGGTTCCGGAGGGTGGAGGATGCGTTGAGAGTTTGGTGTGTTGCGCGAGTTGGTGCAGGTTTCCGATGTACGAAGCGGATTTTGGGTGGGGGAAACCGGTGTGGTTCAGCACTAGCGAGTGTCCTGTGAAGAATAGCGTTGTTTTGATGGATACAAGAGATGGTGAAGGGATCGAAGCGCTTGTGAACATGGAGGAGCATGACATGGCCAAGTTCGAGCGTGATTTCCACCTTCTTCAATATGCTTCTCTTAATCCATTAGTTCAATAACTAAGGAACCCAAATAAATTCACATGGGTTAAGAATAAAGAGATTGGTTTTAAAATGGGATGAATTTTTATGGAGGAAGTATAGTAATAGATATAAAACTTAATTAtaaatctaattatatctattccatcaactaattatttcacgtaataattaattatgtcatatgataattaatatattatttttttaataactaattaagtCATATAATGACtaatatgataattaaaatattcattaataCTCTCCCTCAAGTGCAAACCAATAACTCTCAACTTATTgcatacaaattcaaattgcTCTATGTCCAGCGCTTTTGTAAAAATGTCTACCAACTGCATCTCTATAGAAACATAACATGGATGAATCTCACCTGCGTTTTTTCCTAATTAtgtgacaatcaatctcaatgtGTTTTATACGTTCGTGAAAAACTGGATTAACAACAATATGTAAAGTTCCTTGATTATCACAAAATAACGAAGCTGGTTTCTGCAATTCAACCTTCAAATCTTGAAGTATATATCTCAACCAAGCCAATTCCAGACAAGTATTTGCCATTGCTCTGTATTCTGCTTCTGCCAACGAACATGATACATTCGTTTGTTTCTTCGATTTCCAAGAGATAAGTGATGATCCGAGAAAAACACAGTAACTAGAAACAGAACGCCTTATATGTTAAAATTAGaggcttaaacaagaggaggtgaattgtttttgaaagattttcacaagttttgaaggtagagtgaaagactatgaagaattaatcaattaGAAATCAGTTCAACCAATTAGAAAactatttttagtttgattccagaaaatcaaccagttgtttttgtgaaacaatcggttgtttataccagtagaccgcaagaaaataacaatttagtcaTCGAATTCAGCGACCAAATAGACTACAAGCAAAACTCaaattacatacaaattattacatacggatacaaatccgtatgtaaagtggACATTACATACAGATATTTACATACAGATAAAATGTCGTATGTAAATAAACATTACAAGCAAAAAGTCGTTACATACAGAtaaaatccatatgtaatttTGGCGCCAAGAAGCGGGAAACATTACATACGGACCCAATCCATATGtaagttatttataattttaattaaaaacaaaactgttacatacgaattttttgAGTAtgtaactaattttaaaattaaataaaaataataaaaattattacatacaaatattttcatgtataagttattaatttttgttttaaattattacatacggattggTTCTCTATGTaacttattcattttttttttataaattttgcatgtaacatatttaaaaatgataaaaatcgtaatatattaaaaaaataatttataaacttatattattttgtgaaatatattattttcttttaaaaattaaaattgtgaaaaatGTAACATGCAAATTTATTAACAAGCACTGCATAACTTAAtttaatatatcattttatatattacataatcaATTCGAtcaatatattaaaatcattgcaatatatatttaataattataattaatatattatttatttctcaatctaattttattttaagtactcttttattattatgtttcaataaaataaagtttacaaGGTAACTAAAtcagaaatatatttaaaaaatatacatcttACATTAATTAGTTATTACAAACAAGATATTAcaataaatttagtttataaaaatatgaatatataattaaattaaaataattatttacttttaatatgataaatattatttgtttacatatgatatttatttacttctaaaataattattttgtgaaatatattattttcttttaaaaattaaaattgtgaaaaatGTAACATGTGAATTTATTAACAAGCACTGCATAACTTAAtttaatatatcattttatatattacataatcaATTCGatcaatttattaaaatcattgcaatatatatttaataattataattaatatattatttatttctcaatctaattttattttaagtactcttttattattatgtttcaataaaataaagtttacaaGTGACTAAACCAGaaatatacttaaaaaatatacatattatattaattagttattacaAACAAGATATTAcaataaatttagtttataaaaatatgaatatataattaaattaaaataattagttacttctaatatgataaatattatttatttacatatgatatttatttacttttaaaataattatttacttttaatatgatatcataTATCAACaaataaggaaaataaatattataaaaatataattaaaaattaaataaaaaagaaaatgttacATACATTTGAAAAAGTGAAATTGAAGAACAGCACTTCAACTTGTGGTGAAGTGAACCCTAAATCACAAAAGAACCCGACAACACCACCACCAAGGCCACCTTCGAGTTGCTAGCAACCACCACCGCAACAACCATCTCCACCGTGCAATCGGTACCATCGCAGCAACTGCAGCAACCGCCAGCGCCGTAGCAACCGCCACCACAGTTGTCCTGGTTCAGAGAAGAAGCACGAACGCAGTTACCGCCACCATCACCATCACGCGACGTTCTGCATCCAATAGTCACCAGTACGTGACCTTCTCCGGTCAGTCGCCACCACCGCTGCAGTCATTCAGGTTGATGGTTTGTTTTTTGTTATTAAGCTGAAAATGTGTTGTGCTTTGATTATGTCTGCTTTTGTGTTTCACCACTGGCTATGAAATGTTTTTGCTTACTTTTTTTTGAGGTGGAATTGGTTATGTGCCTATTTGGTCAAAGAATGGAAGAAAGGAGATTTACAGTATTGAATATTAAAGAGGTGGTATTGGTTATGTGcctatgtaattacatacggatttatccctatgtaattacatacggatttacccgtatgtaattacatacgaatttt
The sequence above is a segment of the Phaseolus vulgaris cultivar G19833 chromosome 2, P. vulgaris v2.0, whole genome shotgun sequence genome. Coding sequences within it:
- the LOC137811583 gene encoding stemmadenine O-acetyltransferase-like encodes the protein MNKRVRSESNEKMELVSRETIKPSIATPPHLKIYPLCFIDNIVFRNYIPILLFYSANHHSKNHHESKISTLKKSLSQVLSRYYPFAGMLRDQLSIECNDQGVSFLVTSFACNLSSILHNPNHASFHRLFPDQLQWKPMEPTSTIVAIQINCFACGGIVISVCMCHKVADAATLCNFINDWAMFSRQNQDQQEEQEKLLSSLPFPVPGASFLPQENLPVFPETAFVKNDTVCRRFVFEGAKIDSLKAMVSSRDVHNPTRVEVVSALIYNRAVSSLGLTFKTMPFRTAVNLRNRTVPPLPEKSLGNLVWFLFVSNLGEETELQELVVKMKQGLREFRDTFGKKFGGKNKDSRFITECLEQATRVPEGGGCVESLVCCASWCRFPMYEADFGWGKPVWFSTSECPVKNSVVLMDTRDGEGIEALVNMEEHDMAKFERDFHLLQYASLNPLVQ